From one Desulfurobacterium thermolithotrophum DSM 11699 genomic stretch:
- a CDS encoding TonB C-terminal domain-containing protein: protein MIKEYKLDLLSLMISLTLHVLLLFLFGFTEIFKAKTYQIVDILTLSFDSRVDSKLIGEKANKGNLEDTSLQKGLTEIPQGENSKKRRVLKEKTIAQYTGKFKSTISNGIDKFKGADNTKGYQTGKGKIALSLSMDDIRKEKNRKLPAITSSKLVPYFLRIKEKIISNWKNPYSKPLNSLNKDRKVVISLSIDKNGKLNEINIEKLSSDMLFNRSVISAIYSSEPFDPIPKTAELDKVRLRVEFEIK, encoded by the coding sequence ATGATCAAGGAGTACAAATTAGATTTACTTTCTTTAATGATTTCTTTGACTTTGCACGTTTTATTACTCTTTCTTTTTGGATTTACAGAAATCTTCAAAGCTAAAACATACCAAATTGTTGATATCTTAACTCTCTCTTTTGATTCTAGGGTAGATTCAAAACTAATAGGGGAAAAAGCTAATAAAGGAAACTTAGAAGATACTTCTTTACAAAAAGGTCTTACAGAAATTCCACAAGGTGAGAACTCGAAAAAGAGAAGAGTCCTAAAGGAAAAAACTATTGCTCAGTATACAGGAAAATTTAAATCTACTATTTCTAACGGAATTGATAAATTTAAAGGAGCAGATAACACTAAAGGATATCAAACTGGCAAAGGTAAAATAGCTCTTTCTCTTTCTATGGATGATATTAGAAAAGAAAAAAATAGGAAACTTCCTGCTATAACCTCAAGTAAATTAGTTCCTTATTTTTTAAGGATTAAGGAGAAAATAATTTCTAACTGGAAAAATCCTTATTCCAAACCTCTGAATTCTTTAAATAAAGATAGAAAAGTAGTTATTTCTCTTTCGATAGATAAAAACGGAAAACTTAACGAAATAAACATAGAAAAACTCTCATCAGACATGCTTTTTAACCGTTCAGTAATATCTGCTATTTATTCTTCTGAACCTTTTGATCCAATTCCTAAAACTGCCGAATTAGATAAAGTTCGTTTGAGGGTGGAATTTGAAATTAAGTAG
- a CDS encoding ATP citrate lyase citrate-binding domain-containing protein, which produces MAQRGIREYDGKRILAEHWNEYFAPEFEYDFKSVLVTPQTDLDKLPEEYPWLRELPLVAKPDMLFGKRGKLGLILFKKEKPCDVDYEAAKEWIKKKMEEDVEIKGKKGKLTHFLIEPCVPHAQEDEYYVAMTLGQDGDHIFMSAFGGIDVEENWDKVKEVVIPVLATDEEAEKLIEENVPEEIKDKEKYADFVKRLYKFFKDMHFAYLEINPLVMVGNKIYPLDFVGRLDDTAQFLVGRKWGEIEFPAGFGGELTPEEKYIKEMDEKSGASLKLTILNPEGRIWTLVAGGGASVVYADTVADLGYVNELANYGEYSGNPSRAETREYVKTVLDLMTRKKDPQGRPKILIIGGAIANFTDVAKTFDGIIDAFKEYADKMKEVGVKIYVRRGGPNYEVGLARIKKAAEELGLPIEVYGPETHITAIVKKALTENP; this is translated from the coding sequence ATGGCTCAAAGAGGGATTAGAGAATACGATGGTAAAAGAATCCTTGCAGAGCACTGGAACGAGTATTTTGCTCCAGAGTTTGAGTACGACTTTAAATCAGTTCTTGTAACGCCACAAACAGACTTAGATAAACTTCCAGAAGAGTATCCATGGCTTAGAGAATTACCACTTGTTGCAAAACCTGACATGCTCTTTGGTAAAAGGGGTAAGCTTGGACTTATCCTCTTTAAGAAAGAAAAGCCTTGTGATGTTGATTACGAAGCTGCAAAAGAGTGGATTAAGAAGAAAATGGAAGAAGATGTAGAGATAAAAGGAAAGAAAGGTAAACTTACTCACTTCCTCATTGAACCATGTGTTCCACACGCTCAGGAAGATGAATACTACGTTGCTATGACACTTGGTCAGGATGGTGACCACATCTTCATGTCTGCGTTTGGTGGAATTGACGTTGAAGAAAACTGGGACAAGGTAAAAGAAGTTGTTATTCCTGTTCTCGCAACAGATGAAGAAGCTGAAAAGCTTATTGAAGAAAACGTACCTGAAGAAATAAAGGATAAAGAGAAGTATGCTGACTTTGTAAAGAGACTCTACAAGTTCTTTAAAGACATGCACTTTGCATACCTTGAAATCAACCCTCTTGTTATGGTTGGAAATAAAATCTACCCACTTGACTTTGTAGGAAGACTTGACGATACAGCACAGTTCTTGGTTGGTAGAAAGTGGGGTGAGATAGAGTTTCCAGCAGGATTTGGTGGAGAGCTTACACCAGAAGAGAAGTACATTAAAGAAATGGACGAAAAGTCCGGTGCTTCACTTAAACTCACAATTCTTAACCCAGAAGGTAGAATCTGGACTCTCGTTGCTGGTGGTGGAGCATCTGTAGTTTACGCAGACACTGTTGCAGACCTTGGATACGTTAATGAACTTGCAAACTACGGTGAATACTCCGGTAACCCATCAAGGGCTGAAACAAGAGAGTACGTTAAGACTGTTCTCGACCTTATGACAAGAAAGAAAGATCCTCAAGGAAGACCAAAGATCCTCATCATCGGTGGTGCTATTGCTAACTTCACAGACGTTGCTAAGACATTCGACGGAATCATTGATGCTTTCAAAGAGTATGCTGATAAGATGAAAGAAGTTGGAGTGAAAATCTACGTACGTCGTGGAGGACCTAACTACGAAGTTGGTCTTGCAAGAATCAAAAAAGCTGCAGAAGAGCTTGGTCTTCCAATAGAGGTTTACGGTCCAGAAACTCACATTACAGCAATTGTTAAAAAAGCTCTCACAGAGAATCCTTAA
- the hslV gene encoding ATP-dependent protease subunit HslV: MDFHATTICAVLRDGKVAMAGDGQVTLGNTIFKNGARKVRKIYGGRVLTGFAGSVADAFALLERFEDKLQTYSGNLLKSAVELAKDWRTDRVLRRLEAMLLVADKTKILLISGNGDVIEPDIPVMAIGSGGAYAQAAATALYENTDLSAKEIAQKSLEIAGNICVYTNTNIIVEELD, from the coding sequence ATGGACTTCCACGCTACAACGATATGTGCAGTTTTAAGAGATGGAAAAGTTGCAATGGCTGGGGATGGACAGGTTACACTCGGAAATACCATTTTTAAAAATGGTGCTAGAAAAGTAAGAAAAATTTATGGTGGACGAGTACTTACTGGATTTGCAGGTTCTGTTGCAGATGCTTTTGCTCTTCTTGAAAGATTCGAAGATAAACTCCAAACTTATAGTGGAAATCTACTCAAATCGGCAGTAGAACTGGCAAAAGATTGGAGAACAGATAGAGTTTTAAGAAGACTAGAAGCCATGCTTTTAGTTGCAGATAAAACAAAAATTTTGCTTATTTCTGGTAATGGAGATGTCATAGAACCTGATATTCCTGTAATGGCAATAGGCTCTGGTGGTGCTTACGCTCAAGCTGCTGCAACAGCTCTTTATGAAAATACTGATTTGTCTGCAAAGGAAATTGCACAAAAGTCTCTAGAGATAGCAGGAAACATCTGTGTCTACACAAATACAAACATAATAGTTGAAGAACTCGACTAA
- a CDS encoding IS481 family transposase, with translation MKQLKRFKGTSLHISSTNTAFKETLKEGRRVKKKLDLTKDRNVKRRLKWIEYYHKTGNARKTCRYFGISPTTFYKWKKRYDKYGIEGLQDRNKRPHKVRQPQTEPEIEHIIVTIREKFPTWSKEKIAAFMERYLNVKISSSTVYRTLKRHGLIERTKKIKTTYKRKKEKGKKNRTRKGLRADKPGTILMDVKYLYWCGKTFYQFTAIDKFTRIAFAKVYSTKSSRSGRRFFEELEKFLPFKIEKVQTDNGSEFLGELDEYLKRKGIEHYFSYPKSPKTNAHVERFIQTTESELWMIEGTEPTVDEMNKKLFEYLKIYNFLRPHHSLNYKTPAEKFEDYIRSHQGVHHVLNSNKYLTQQS, from the coding sequence ATGAAACAATTGAAAAGATTCAAAGGAACATCCCTCCATATATCAAGCACAAATACAGCATTCAAAGAAACCCTGAAAGAAGGAAGAAGAGTAAAAAAGAAACTTGACCTAACAAAAGACAGAAACGTTAAAAGGAGACTCAAATGGATAGAGTACTACCACAAAACAGGCAACGCCAGAAAAACATGCAGATACTTTGGCATCAGTCCAACAACCTTCTACAAGTGGAAAAAAAGATACGACAAGTACGGGATAGAAGGACTCCAAGACAGAAACAAAAGACCTCATAAAGTAAGACAACCCCAAACAGAACCTGAAATAGAACACATCATCGTCACAATAAGGGAAAAATTCCCAACCTGGAGCAAAGAAAAGATAGCAGCCTTCATGGAAAGATACCTAAATGTAAAAATATCATCCTCTACAGTTTACAGAACTCTCAAAAGACACGGACTAATAGAAAGAACGAAAAAAATAAAAACCACCTACAAGAGGAAGAAAGAAAAAGGAAAAAAGAACCGCACCAGAAAAGGACTAAGAGCAGACAAACCAGGAACAATCCTCATGGACGTTAAATACCTCTACTGGTGCGGTAAAACCTTTTACCAGTTCACGGCAATAGACAAGTTCACCCGAATAGCATTTGCCAAGGTTTATTCTACAAAAAGCAGCAGGAGCGGAAGAAGGTTTTTTGAAGAACTTGAAAAATTTCTTCCCTTCAAGATAGAGAAAGTTCAAACGGATAACGGGAGCGAATTTTTAGGGGAGTTAGACGAATATCTTAAAAGAAAAGGGATAGAACACTACTTTAGTTATCCGAAATCTCCCAAGACTAATGCGCATGTAGAAAGGTTTATTCAAACGACAGAAAGTGAACTATGGATGATAGAAGGAACAGAACCGACTGTTGATGAGATGAATAAAAAACTTTTTGAGTATTTAAAGATTTACAACTTTCTTAGACCCCATCACTCTTTAAATTACAAGACTCCCGCTGAGAAGTTTGAGGACTATATTAGAAGTCATCAAGGTGTCCACCATGTATTGAACTCGAACAAATACTTGACACAACAATCTTAA
- the hslU gene encoding ATP-dependent protease ATPase subunit HslU — MLKKLFGGNNEEKKETKVENFFTPKEIVKELDKYIVGQHEAKKAVAIALRNRWRRQRLPEEMRDEVAPKNIIMIGPTGVGKTEIARRLAKLVRAPFIKVEATKFTEVGYVGRDVESIIRDLVEIAVTMVKEEKMETVMERARELAYDRLAEIMVPEPQTSQQSIQNLFDVFFSPQKNLNQDLEKEQSRLKDERNRIKKLLKEGKLDEEVVEIAVTVETPGINVIGIGGDMANLQDMLSSILPKPKKMRKMKVKEALRYLTQEEAQKLIDMDEVVREAIDRVENQGIVFIDEIDKVAAKSGGKGPDVSREGVQRDLLPIVEGSKVSTKYGLVRTDHILFIAAGAFHIAKPSDLLPELQGRFPIRVELKPLTKEDFVRILTEPKNALTKQYKALLGTEGVEIEFTPDGIEEIARIAEEANTKAENIGARRLHTVLEKLLEEISFNAPSMKGEKILIDREYVRNKLENIIESEDLTKYIL, encoded by the coding sequence ATGCTTAAAAAACTTTTTGGTGGAAATAATGAAGAAAAAAAAGAAACAAAAGTAGAAAACTTTTTTACTCCAAAAGAAATAGTTAAGGAATTAGATAAATACATAGTTGGCCAACACGAAGCAAAAAAAGCTGTTGCAATAGCTTTAAGGAATAGATGGAGAAGACAAAGGCTCCCGGAAGAAATGAGAGATGAAGTAGCTCCTAAAAACATCATAATGATTGGTCCTACAGGTGTTGGTAAAACAGAAATTGCAAGAAGGTTAGCAAAGCTTGTAAGAGCTCCATTTATAAAAGTAGAAGCAACAAAGTTTACAGAAGTTGGGTATGTAGGAAGAGATGTTGAGTCAATTATTAGAGATCTTGTAGAAATTGCTGTAACGATGGTAAAAGAAGAAAAGATGGAAACTGTTATGGAAAGAGCAAGGGAACTTGCTTATGATAGGCTTGCAGAGATAATGGTTCCAGAACCTCAAACATCCCAACAGTCAATCCAAAATCTTTTTGATGTTTTCTTTTCTCCTCAAAAAAACCTTAATCAAGATTTAGAAAAAGAACAGAGTAGATTAAAAGACGAAAGGAACAGAATTAAGAAACTACTTAAAGAAGGAAAGCTTGACGAAGAGGTTGTCGAAATAGCAGTTACTGTGGAAACTCCTGGTATTAACGTCATAGGAATAGGTGGAGATATGGCTAATCTCCAGGATATGTTGTCTTCCATTTTACCAAAGCCTAAGAAAATGAGAAAAATGAAGGTAAAAGAAGCGCTTCGTTATCTCACTCAGGAAGAAGCACAAAAACTTATAGATATGGATGAAGTAGTAAGAGAAGCAATAGACAGAGTAGAAAACCAAGGGATTGTTTTTATAGACGAGATAGATAAAGTAGCTGCAAAAAGTGGAGGAAAAGGTCCTGATGTTTCAAGAGAAGGAGTTCAAAGAGATTTGCTTCCTATAGTTGAAGGTAGTAAGGTTTCGACAAAGTATGGTCTTGTCAGAACTGATCATATTCTTTTCATAGCGGCAGGAGCTTTTCATATTGCTAAACCTTCTGATTTACTTCCAGAGCTCCAAGGTAGATTTCCTATAAGAGTTGAACTAAAACCTCTTACCAAAGAAGATTTTGTAAGAATCCTTACAGAACCAAAGAATGCTCTTACAAAACAGTACAAAGCTCTTCTTGGAACAGAAGGAGTTGAAATAGAATTTACTCCAGACGGAATAGAAGAAATTGCCAGAATTGCTGAAGAAGCAAACACAAAGGCTGAAAATATTGGAGCAAGGAGACTTCATACAGTTCTTGAAAAACTTTTAGAAGAAATTTCCTTTAACGCACCTAGTATGAAAGGAGAAAAGATTCTTATCGATAGAGAGTATGTAAGAAACAAGTTAGAGAATATTATAGAAAGCGAAGACCTTACAAAATATATCCTTTAG
- a CDS encoding IS481 family transposase, with product MKQLKRFKGTSLHISSTNTAFKETLKEGRRVKKKLDLTKDRNVKRRLKWIEYYHKTGNARKTCRYFGISPTTFYKWKKRYDKYGIEGLQDRSKRPHKVRQPQIEPEIEHIIVTIREKFLTWSKEKIAAFMERYLNVKISSSTVYRTLKRHGLIERTWKLKSTYKRKKQKGKKNRTRKGLRADKPGTILMDVKYLYWCGKTFYQFTAIDKFTRIAFAKVYSTKSSRSGRRFFEELEKFLPFKIEKVQTDNGSEFLGELDEYLKRKGIEHYFSYPKSPKTNAHVERFIQTTESELWMIEGTEPTVDEMNKKLFEYLKIYNFLRPHHSLNYKTPAEKFEDYIRSHQGVHHVLNSNSRLPEKVL from the coding sequence ATGAAACAATTGAAAAGATTCAAAGGAACATCCCTCCATATATCAAGCACAAATACAGCATTCAAAGAAACCCTGAAAGAAGGAAGAAGAGTAAAAAAGAAACTTGACCTAACAAAAGACAGAAACGTTAAAAGGAGACTCAAATGGATAGAGTACTACCACAAAACAGGCAACGCCAGAAAAACATGCAGATACTTTGGCATCAGTCCAACAACCTTCTACAAGTGGAAAAAAAGATACGACAAGTACGGGATAGAAGGACTCCAAGACAGAAGCAAAAGACCTCATAAAGTAAGACAACCACAAATAGAACCTGAAATAGAACACATCATCGTCACAATAAGGGAAAAATTCCTAACCTGGAGCAAAGAAAAGATAGCAGCCTTCATGGAAAGATACCTAAATGTAAAAATATCATCCTCTACAGTTTACAGAACTCTCAAAAGACACGGACTAATAGAAAGAACCTGGAAACTAAAAAGTACCTACAAGAGGAAGAAACAGAAAGGGAAAAAGAACCGCACCAGAAAAGGACTAAGAGCAGACAAACCAGGAACAATCCTCATGGACGTTAAATACCTCTACTGGTGCGGTAAAACCTTTTACCAGTTCACGGCAATAGACAAGTTCACCCGAATAGCATTTGCCAAGGTTTATTCTACAAAAAGCAGCAGGAGCGGAAGAAGGTTTTTTGAAGAACTTGAAAAATTTCTTCCCTTCAAGATAGAGAAAGTTCAAACGGATAACGGGAGCGAATTTTTAGGGGAGTTAGACGAATATCTTAAAAGAAAAGGGATAGAACACTACTTTAGTTATCCGAAATCTCCCAAGACTAATGCGCATGTAGAAAGGTTTATTCAAACGACAGAAAGTGAACTATGGATGATAGAAGGAACAGAACCGACTGTTGATGAGATGAATAAAAAACTTTTTGAGTATTTAAAGATTTACAACTTTCTTAGACCCCATCACTCTTTAAATTACAAGACTCCCGCTGAGAAGTTTGAGGACTATATTAGAAGTCATCAAGGTGTCCACCATGTATTGAACTCGAACAGTAGGTTGCCAGAAAAGGTACTATAG
- a CDS encoding M24 family metallopeptidase, whose amino-acid sequence MDFERIISKVRSLNVDAYLTVDKAENFYLTRFSSSFGISVVSSNGELFFFTDGRYFEKARREIREFEVIKWKNWEEFFKKLKEEKIEKIAVDPNRINLSTFRKLTEKFEVIEKNSFLDEFRSVKSCEEISLITRAINIAELSLKSVLHLLKPGITEKEFRKELISAFFKFGGEGEAFSIIVASGKGAAIPHWQTSDKEIKDGDVVIVDFGTIYRGYVSDITRTFLIGNVSIEIKKIYDVVQEAQKIGIYSLKAGQSCKEVDLKVRNYIKEKGYGDYFVHSTGHGIGIEVHESPTLSFKSEEILKSGMVVTVEPGIYIPELGGVRIEDDCLVTKEGCFVLSV is encoded by the coding sequence ATGGACTTTGAAAGAATTATCTCTAAGGTTAGATCTTTAAATGTTGACGCTTATCTTACAGTTGACAAGGCAGAGAATTTCTATCTTACTCGATTTAGTTCTTCTTTTGGAATATCCGTAGTTTCTTCAAACGGAGAGCTTTTTTTCTTTACTGATGGTAGATATTTTGAAAAGGCAAGAAGAGAGATTCGTGAATTTGAAGTAATAAAGTGGAAAAATTGGGAAGAATTCTTCAAGAAACTAAAAGAGGAAAAGATAGAGAAGATAGCAGTTGATCCTAACAGAATAAATCTTTCTACTTTCCGTAAACTTACTGAAAAGTTTGAAGTTATAGAGAAAAACAGTTTTTTAGACGAATTTCGTAGCGTAAAGAGCTGTGAAGAAATTTCTCTAATAACGAGAGCCATAAATATTGCAGAACTCTCCTTAAAGAGCGTTTTGCACCTTTTAAAGCCAGGAATAACCGAAAAGGAATTTAGGAAAGAACTAATATCTGCCTTTTTTAAATTTGGAGGAGAAGGAGAAGCTTTTTCTATTATCGTTGCTTCCGGTAAGGGAGCAGCAATTCCTCACTGGCAAACTTCAGACAAAGAGATAAAAGATGGAGATGTTGTAATTGTAGATTTTGGAACAATTTATAGAGGCTACGTATCAGATATAACGAGAACTTTTTTGATAGGTAATGTTTCCATAGAAATAAAGAAAATTTACGATGTAGTTCAAGAAGCTCAAAAAATCGGAATTTACTCTTTAAAAGCAGGACAAAGTTGTAAAGAAGTTGATCTTAAAGTTAGAAATTACATAAAAGAAAAAGGATATGGAGACTATTTTGTTCATTCTACAGGACATGGTATAGGAATAGAAGTTCATGAATCACCAACTCTTTCATTTAAGTCTGAAGAAATACTAAAATCAGGAATGGTTGTAACTGTTGAACCCGGAATTTACATTCCAGAACTTGGTGGTGTTAGAATAGAAGATGATTGTCTTGTTACTAAAGAAGGATGTTTTGTTCTTTCCGTGTAG
- a CDS encoding citrate/2-methylcitrate synthase — MGRPDYVLFDRNTKAIFWNLNRNAIQRMLDYDYTVGRTPSIVAIVAPTQNRKFEKFFFGTQEIMIPIYKSTVEAAEKHPEADVLVNFASFRTAYNVTIEALNIPTIRTVAITAEGIPERLARDMAYKAKQLGKWIIGPATVGGIAAGAFRIGNAGGTIENIVKSKLHRPGSCGLVTRSGGLFNELSNIIARNADGIVEGIAIGGDRFPGSDFLDHLIRFQKNPQVKYMIMLGEVGGELEYKVAEAIKSGLITKPVIAWCIGTIAKHFGGEVQFGHAGAKAGADRETADAKNRALKEAGAIVPDSFNDFPEVIREVYEDLKAKGEIGEIEEPEVPPVPEDYAKAVKAGKVRRPTNFICTISDDRGEEATYCGIPISEVVEKDYSIADVIGLLWFKKKFPAWASKFIDMVIKVVADHGPAVSGAHNAKVTARAGKDLMSCLATGILTIGPRFGGAIDGAAKYFKMAKEKGMDPYEFVDYMKNVEKIPIPGIGHRIKSTKNPDKRVELLKNFAKENFPSTELLDYALEVEKVTTAKKENLILNVDGTIGVLLVDMFRNLGYTDEEIDELINAGAFNAFFVLGRSIGFIGHILDEKRLAMPLYRHPWDDILYDVKRPEEA, encoded by the coding sequence ATGGGCAGACCTGATTACGTACTTTTTGACAGAAATACAAAGGCTATTTTCTGGAACCTAAACAGAAATGCTATCCAGAGAATGCTTGACTACGACTATACAGTTGGAAGAACTCCTTCTATCGTTGCAATAGTTGCTCCTACTCAAAACAGAAAGTTTGAGAAGTTCTTCTTTGGAACTCAAGAGATAATGATTCCTATCTACAAGTCCACTGTAGAGGCTGCTGAAAAGCATCCTGAAGCTGACGTTTTAGTTAACTTTGCGTCTTTCAGAACTGCTTACAATGTAACAATTGAAGCTCTTAACATTCCAACTATTAGAACAGTAGCTATTACTGCTGAAGGTATCCCAGAAAGACTTGCAAGAGATATGGCTTATAAAGCCAAGCAGCTTGGAAAGTGGATTATTGGTCCTGCTACTGTTGGTGGGATTGCTGCTGGTGCGTTCAGAATTGGAAACGCTGGTGGAACAATTGAAAACATTGTTAAGTCAAAACTCCACAGACCTGGCTCCTGTGGTCTTGTTACAAGGTCTGGAGGTCTCTTTAACGAGCTTTCAAACATCATTGCAAGAAACGCTGACGGTATCGTAGAAGGTATTGCTATTGGTGGTGACAGATTCCCAGGTTCAGATTTCCTTGACCACCTCATCAGATTCCAGAAGAACCCTCAAGTTAAGTACATGATAATGCTTGGTGAAGTTGGTGGTGAGCTTGAATACAAAGTTGCTGAAGCTATCAAGTCAGGACTTATCACAAAGCCTGTAATTGCATGGTGTATTGGTACTATCGCAAAACACTTTGGTGGAGAAGTTCAGTTCGGTCACGCCGGTGCTAAGGCTGGTGCTGACAGAGAAACAGCAGATGCTAAGAATAGAGCTCTCAAGGAAGCTGGTGCTATCGTTCCAGACTCTTTCAACGACTTCCCAGAAGTTATTAGAGAAGTTTACGAAGACCTGAAAGCTAAAGGTGAAATCGGCGAGATTGAAGAACCAGAAGTTCCACCAGTTCCAGAGGATTACGCAAAAGCTGTTAAGGCTGGAAAAGTTAGAAGACCTACAAACTTCATCTGTACAATTTCCGACGATAGAGGAGAAGAAGCTACATACTGTGGCATTCCAATTTCTGAAGTTGTTGAAAAGGACTACTCAATTGCTGACGTTATCGGTCTCCTCTGGTTCAAGAAGAAGTTCCCAGCATGGGCTTCAAAGTTCATTGATATGGTAATCAAGGTTGTTGCTGACCACGGTCCTGCAGTTTCCGGTGCTCACAACGCAAAAGTAACTGCAAGAGCTGGAAAAGACCTCATGTCCTGTCTTGCTACAGGTATTCTCACAATTGGACCAAGGTTTGGTGGTGCTATTGACGGTGCTGCCAAGTACTTCAAGATGGCAAAAGAAAAAGGAATGGATCCTTACGAGTTTGTTGATTACATGAAGAACGTTGAGAAGATACCAATTCCTGGTATCGGACACAGAATTAAGTCAACAAAGAACCCTGACAAGAGGGTTGAGCTCCTCAAGAACTTCGCAAAAGAGAACTTCCCATCAACAGAGCTCCTTGACTACGCTCTTGAAGTTGAAAAAGTTACAACAGCTAAGAAAGAAAACCTCATCCTCAACGTTGACGGTACAATCGGTGTTCTCCTTGTAGATATGTTCAGAAACCTTGGTTACACAGATGAGGAAATCGACGAGCTCATCAACGCTGGAGCTTTCAACGCATTCTTCGTCCTCGGAAGATCTATTGGATTTATCGGACATATCCTCGACGAAAAACGCCTCGCTATGCCACTTTACAGACATCCATGGGATGATATCCTCTACGACGTTAAGAGACCTGAAGAAGCTTAA